In Microbacterium sp. No. 7, the genomic window CACCTCGAACCCGAAGCCCGCGGCGGCGGGATCGACAACGGCACGGTACCCGCGGATGACGCCGCTCGCCTCGAGGTCGCGCACGCGGCGCTGGCAGCGCGAGACGCTCAGGCGCACGCGCGTGGCCAGCTCGGTGAGCGTGATGCGCCCCTCTGCCTGCAGCTGAGCAAGAATCTTGCGGTCAACGGCATCCATGCGTTGGATTCTATTCATGGATGCCGCCGTCGGCGCGAATGTCAGGAACACCTTGCCGCGGCGTCGGCCTAGTGTCCTGGGTATGTTCCAGAGCACGCACGCCGCACCGGCCCGGACGCCGTTCGACGAGGTCGTCGAGCGCCGGGGCTCGAACTCGATGAAGTGGTCGTACGACCTGCTCCCGCCCGAGGCGGCGGCCGCCGAGCCGCTGCCGATGTGGGTCGCCGACATGGACGTCCGCGCCCCCGAGCCCGTGATCGAGGCGCTGCACGACGCCGTCGCGGCGGGCGTGTTCGGCTACCCCGCGGGCGCGCCCTCGAGCTACCTCCGGGCGATCTCCGAGTGGCAGGCGCGCCGGCACGGCTGGGACGTGCCGCACGAGTGGATCGTGCAGACGTCGGGCATCATCGCGGCGCTCAAGACCATCGTTCAGGCGTTCACGTCGCCCGGCGACTCGGTGCTGATCCAGCCGCCCGTGTACGCGCACTTCCGCGACGACGTGCTGCTCAACGGCCGGCACCCGGTCGCGGCGCCGCTGCGCCGCGAGGGCGACCGGTACGTGTTCGACCCCGCGGTGTTCGAGGCGGCGATCCGGCCCGACACCACGCTGTTCATCCTCAGCAACCCGCACAATCCGACCGGCAACGCGTGGTCGGAGGACGAGCTGCGCACGATGGGCGAGATCTGCGCGCACCACGGCATCCTGGTCGTCGCCGACGAGATCCACCAGGATCTCGTGCTGCATCCCGAGCGCCGTCACGTGCCGTTCGCGTCGCTCGGCACGGCGTACGCCCGTGGCAGCATCACGTGCACGGCGCCGAGCAAGACGTTCAACCTGGCCGGGCTGCAGAGCGCGAACGTGTTCATCCCCGACGCCCGCGTGCGTGCGGCCTTCGCACGCCAGTACGAGCGCAACACGTTCCCGCTGGTGAACGTGCTCGGCATGGTCGCCGCCGAGGCCGCCTACGCGCATGGGGAGCCGTGGCTCGACGGGCTGCTCGGACATCTGCGCGGCAACCACGAGAGATTCGCGGATGCCGTGAACTCCGGCATCCCCGGTCTGCACGTGCTGCCCGCCGACGCGCTGTACCTCGCCTGGATGGACTGCCGCGGTCTCGGCCTCGCACCGGCGGAGCTGGAGCGCTTCCTGCTCACGGAGGCGCGGGTCTGGTTCGACGACGGCCCGAAGTTCGGCCCCGAGGGCCACGGCTACATGCGCGTCAACCTCGGCTGCCCGCGCAGCACCGTCGACGAGGCGATCCGCCGCCTCGCGAGCGCCGTCGGCGCCGCGCGCCCTGCCTCCCGCTGACCCCGAGCGCCCGCCCCGCGCTGACTTTGCGCGCCCCATCCCCGCTGGTTGAGTAGCGCGCGCAGCGCGCGTATCGAAACCCATGTATCGGTCCGTTACACGGGTTTCGATACGCCGCCTACGGCGGCTACTCAACCAGCGGGGCGTGTGGGGCGGGGGTGCGGGGTACGGAGGTATGGGGCGAGGATGGCGGCAGGCGGCGCCGAACCCCTACCGCACCAGCGAGCGGAGGCGGCGCAGCGCGACGGAGAGGGTCGCGAGGGCCTCGCCCTGGTCGGCGCGCACGGCCG contains:
- a CDS encoding MalY/PatB family protein, whose amino-acid sequence is MFQSTHAAPARTPFDEVVERRGSNSMKWSYDLLPPEAAAAEPLPMWVADMDVRAPEPVIEALHDAVAAGVFGYPAGAPSSYLRAISEWQARRHGWDVPHEWIVQTSGIIAALKTIVQAFTSPGDSVLIQPPVYAHFRDDVLLNGRHPVAAPLRREGDRYVFDPAVFEAAIRPDTTLFILSNPHNPTGNAWSEDELRTMGEICAHHGILVVADEIHQDLVLHPERRHVPFASLGTAYARGSITCTAPSKTFNLAGLQSANVFIPDARVRAAFARQYERNTFPLVNVLGMVAAEAAYAHGEPWLDGLLGHLRGNHERFADAVNSGIPGLHVLPADALYLAWMDCRGLGLAPAELERFLLTEARVWFDDGPKFGPEGHGYMRVNLGCPRSTVDEAIRRLASAVGAARPASR